A single genomic interval of Roseofilum reptotaenium CS-1145 harbors:
- a CDS encoding CPBP family intramembrane glutamic endopeptidase produces the protein MSDQHNPDLEPMTRSQILIAMGVTAVILLIIAKLWLAIGSIVHLRAQWELGKLAIGILLGLGITAASALVYSVWPAYRQSADVYLGLVLKPLTYPDILWLGLLPGLSEEFLFRGVMLPALGLNFTGLILSSLCFGVLHLSGSNQWPYVIWATLVGLALGYSALATGNLLVPILAHILTNLVSSFTWKMGNPT, from the coding sequence GTGAGTGACCAACATAATCCAGACTTGGAACCCATGACCCGATCGCAAATCCTGATTGCCATGGGAGTGACTGCCGTTATTCTACTGATTATCGCTAAACTGTGGTTGGCGATCGGTTCGATCGTGCATCTTCGCGCTCAATGGGAACTAGGTAAACTGGCGATCGGTATCTTGCTTGGTCTAGGGATTACTGCTGCTAGTGCCCTAGTTTATAGTGTATGGCCAGCCTATCGCCAAAGTGCCGATGTTTACCTCGGTCTTGTTCTCAAACCCTTAACCTATCCTGATATTCTCTGGTTAGGCTTACTGCCGGGTTTAAGCGAAGAATTTCTCTTTCGAGGGGTGATGCTCCCTGCCCTAGGATTGAACTTTACTGGTTTGATCTTATCAAGCCTCTGTTTTGGTGTTTTACACTTGAGTGGTAGCAATCAATGGCCGTATGTCATTTGGGCGACCCTAGTCGGACTAGCCCTAGGATATAGTGCTTTAGCCACCGGTAACTTACTGGTTCCGATTTTAGCCCATATTCTCACGAATCTAGTCTCTAGTTTCACCTGGAAAATGGGCAATCCAACTTAA
- a CDS encoding 5-(carboxyamino)imidazole ribonucleotide synthase: MKVGQKTRVGAIGGGQLAWMMALEAQALGIELIVQTPKSSDPAVSRASDVIFGAIADAGATEQLAQRCEAITFENEFIDLDALFPLEKSGVCFRPSLSALQPLLDKYDQRSFLRELGLPVPWFQNLDWHQIPENLRFPLVLKTRRQGYDGQGTLILKDWDQFHQATKTFADIPVLLEEFVPFERELAVMAARFSSGEVVVYPVVETKQRNQVCHWVLVPAQVEEKVRQKVEEIAHTLLNELDVIGIFGIEFFLTTDRQVLVNEIAPRTHNSGHFSLDACQTSQFAQHLRSVADLPVGDPSLKSAGAVMVNLLGYEDSESDYVEKREVLAQIPGSHVHWYGKPEVRPGRKLGHVTVCTDSTEREALVAIAEKIESIWYPG, encoded by the coding sequence ATGAAAGTGGGACAGAAAACTCGTGTGGGGGCGATCGGAGGTGGACAATTAGCCTGGATGATGGCTTTAGAAGCCCAAGCATTGGGGATTGAATTGATTGTACAAACCCCTAAATCGAGCGATCCAGCCGTCTCTAGAGCTTCAGATGTTATTTTCGGGGCGATCGCCGATGCGGGCGCTACAGAGCAGTTAGCACAGCGCTGTGAGGCAATCACGTTTGAAAATGAGTTTATTGATTTAGATGCTCTCTTTCCTCTAGAAAAGTCAGGGGTCTGTTTTCGTCCTAGTTTGTCAGCTCTCCAACCCTTATTAGATAAGTACGATCAGCGCTCTTTTCTTCGAGAATTAGGGCTTCCGGTTCCCTGGTTTCAGAATTTAGATTGGCATCAGATTCCGGAAAATCTACGTTTTCCTTTGGTTTTGAAAACCAGAAGACAGGGTTATGATGGCCAGGGAACTTTAATTTTAAAAGATTGGGATCAGTTCCATCAAGCGACAAAAACCTTTGCTGATATCCCCGTTTTATTAGAGGAATTTGTACCTTTTGAACGAGAATTAGCAGTGATGGCAGCTCGATTTTCCTCTGGGGAAGTTGTTGTGTATCCAGTGGTGGAAACGAAACAAAGGAATCAGGTGTGCCACTGGGTGTTAGTGCCGGCTCAAGTCGAAGAAAAGGTGCGACAAAAAGTTGAAGAAATTGCCCATACATTGCTCAATGAGTTAGACGTGATTGGAATTTTTGGCATTGAGTTTTTCTTGACAACAGATCGCCAGGTATTAGTGAATGAAATTGCCCCTCGTACCCATAATTCGGGGCATTTTAGCTTAGATGCTTGCCAAACGTCCCAATTTGCCCAACATTTGCGATCGGTGGCAGATTTACCCGTGGGCGATCCGAGTTTGAAGTCTGCCGGAGCAGTGATGGTGAACTTATTGGGCTATGAAGATTCAGAGAGTGACTATGTAGAAAAACGGGAGGTATTAGCCCAAATTCCGGGGAGTCATGTCCATTGGTATGGCAAACCTGAAGTGAGACCGGGACGCAAGTTAGGTCATGTTACCGTCTGTACCGATAGCACAGAACGGGAGGCGTTGGTAGCGATCGCCGAAAAAATTGAATCGATTTGGTATCCAGGTTGA
- a CDS encoding sensor domain-containing protein: MKPYPYNPHQIRVALTALGLWSCLLLFGLVFAPLEGVNSLQQIYPLITILLSLMLLSYWGGLKVGLGSAIVANLVLIYNHFIPGDRLFFPYTPLELGLSGFLMFSLALFIGHTQDQNKSLIGKLQNTQNSLDKSLDRLTSYNILLQELLRESHVYYQSLADILPQIIYRVDCEGKLTFVNQAFLRTLGHEETEIINKRLDQVYPPELAQKFMSEDQWVQDTGKVLDRIDSQCFPPSDRPHYFHVIKTPIHNAHGDIVGTQSVSLDITERHSILEALQKSQKRYELATQAGRMGIWEWDFIENTFKLDASLQQLLGYQTEDEQPELKDWSKRIYSEDKRTLVQQIHRVINGEIKHYEITQRLVHKNGTIRWFLLRGSVQRNEQNQAIQLMGTGTDITEFKATEEALIKAEKKYHSIFENAIEGIFQSTLDGAFINVNPAFAKILGYASPENLIQIIESIQQQVYVDSQQRDRLINLIEEKGEVLGFESQVYRIDGSQIWISENCHAVRSNKGHLLYFEGTIEDITERKKAQDILEYHAFHDPLTGLCNRSALVGKIEECLTQVRGQTGHFFTVLMIDLNRFKIINDSLGHFVGDQLLISVARRLETYVANCGIVSRLNGDDFAVLIPEIQNYEEIMELADCMEEALAHEPFWVQGHEVFLSASIGIVLSHHASTGLVYENAERLLKDADTAIHHAKRKGKNHHQLFDSTMRSVDECQFQLEMDLRRAIERQEFCLYYQPIISLHTGKISGFESLIRWKTQENQVVSPGRFIPLAEVTGLIVTIGEWVIDEACRQIKQWEIDGLLFDPFYVNVNVAGRQFSQAGLVDIIMQSLQRHQLPPNYFQVEITEGLMMENLDSVVKQLCQLQELGVNLCIDDFGTGHSSLSRLQLFPIDTLKIDQSFIPLNSEVEKDWELVKSIVNLGHSLSMHVVAEGVETVEQQQKLTELGCDYGQGYLFAKPLTQEAVRELLQQNPVF, encoded by the coding sequence GTGAAACCGTACCCATACAACCCCCATCAGATTAGGGTAGCTCTAACAGCCTTAGGTTTATGGAGTTGCCTACTTTTGTTTGGGTTAGTGTTTGCACCTTTAGAGGGTGTCAACAGCTTACAGCAGATTTATCCTTTAATTACCATTCTACTATCTCTGATGCTCCTCTCCTACTGGGGAGGATTGAAAGTAGGGTTAGGGAGTGCTATAGTAGCGAATCTCGTTCTTATCTATAATCATTTTATTCCTGGCGATCGCCTTTTTTTCCCCTATACCCCTTTGGAATTGGGTTTATCGGGGTTCCTCATGTTTAGTCTTGCCCTTTTCATCGGTCATACCCAGGATCAAAATAAATCATTGATCGGCAAGCTTCAAAATACCCAAAATTCCTTAGACAAAAGTTTAGATAGACTCACGAGCTATAATATTCTGCTTCAAGAGCTACTCCGGGAAAGCCATGTTTACTATCAATCTTTAGCTGATATTTTACCCCAAATTATCTATCGGGTCGATTGCGAAGGAAAGTTAACCTTTGTCAATCAAGCCTTTTTAAGAACCCTGGGTCATGAAGAAACAGAGATTATTAATAAACGCTTAGACCAAGTTTACCCTCCAGAGTTAGCCCAAAAATTTATGAGTGAAGATCAATGGGTTCAAGATACAGGAAAGGTGTTAGATCGGATTGATTCTCAATGCTTTCCCCCTAGCGATCGCCCCCATTATTTTCATGTCATTAAAACACCCATACACAATGCCCATGGGGATATTGTTGGCACTCAATCCGTGAGTTTAGATATTACTGAGCGTCACAGTATTTTAGAAGCTCTGCAAAAAAGTCAAAAACGCTATGAATTGGCAACTCAAGCAGGTAGAATGGGCATTTGGGAATGGGATTTTATCGAAAACACCTTTAAATTAGATGCTAGTTTGCAACAGTTATTAGGGTATCAGACTGAAGATGAGCAGCCGGAGTTAAAAGACTGGTCAAAACGAATTTATAGCGAAGATAAAAGAACCTTAGTTCAACAAATTCATCGAGTTATTAATGGAGAAATTAAACACTACGAAATTACGCAAAGACTCGTCCATAAAAATGGGACTATTCGTTGGTTTCTGTTGCGCGGAAGTGTGCAAAGAAATGAGCAAAATCAAGCTATTCAGTTAATGGGGACAGGGACTGATATTACCGAATTTAAAGCGACTGAAGAAGCCTTGATTAAAGCGGAGAAGAAATATCATAGTATCTTTGAAAATGCCATTGAAGGTATTTTTCAATCCACTCTAGATGGTGCCTTTATTAATGTTAATCCTGCATTTGCCAAGATTTTAGGGTATGCCTCACCGGAAAATCTGATACAAATCATTGAGAGTATTCAACAACAAGTGTATGTGGATTCACAACAGCGCGATCGCTTGATTAACCTCATTGAGGAAAAGGGAGAAGTCTTAGGATTTGAATCTCAAGTTTATCGTATTGACGGGAGCCAAATCTGGATTTCGGAAAATTGTCATGCCGTGCGAAGTAACAAAGGTCATTTACTATACTTTGAAGGTACAATTGAAGATATTACGGAGCGCAAGAAAGCCCAAGATATACTAGAGTACCATGCATTTCATGACCCATTAACTGGCCTGTGTAATCGTTCAGCATTAGTGGGTAAAATTGAAGAGTGTTTAACTCAAGTACGGGGACAAACAGGACATTTTTTTACGGTTTTAATGATCGATCTCAATCGCTTTAAGATCATTAATGATAGTTTAGGTCACTTTGTAGGAGATCAACTCTTAATTAGCGTGGCGAGACGATTAGAAACCTATGTGGCTAATTGCGGAATTGTATCTCGATTGAATGGGGATGATTTTGCCGTTCTGATTCCAGAAATCCAGAATTATGAGGAAATTATGGAATTAGCAGATTGTATGGAAGAAGCACTCGCCCATGAGCCGTTTTGGGTGCAAGGTCATGAAGTGTTTCTCAGTGCTAGTATAGGCATTGTTTTATCCCATCATGCATCTACCGGATTGGTTTATGAGAATGCCGAACGTTTACTCAAAGATGCAGATACGGCGATTCATCATGCCAAACGCAAGGGTAAAAATCATCATCAATTGTTTGATAGTACCATGCGATCGGTCGATGAATGTCAGTTTCAGCTAGAAATGGATTTGCGTCGGGCGATCGAACGACAGGAGTTTTGTCTGTACTATCAACCGATTATTTCTTTACATACCGGAAAAATTAGTGGATTTGAATCGTTAATTCGGTGGAAAACCCAGGAAAATCAAGTGGTTAGTCCGGGTCGGTTTATTCCTTTAGCGGAAGTAACGGGTTTGATTGTGACCATAGGAGAATGGGTGATTGATGAGGCTTGTAGACAAATTAAGCAGTGGGAAATCGATGGCTTGTTATTCGATCCCTTCTATGTGAATGTGAATGTGGCCGGTCGCCAGTTTTCTCAAGCGGGCTTGGTCGATATTATTATGCAATCTTTGCAGCGACATCAATTACCCCCCAATTATTTCCAAGTGGAAATTACGGAAGGGTTAATGATGGAAAATTTGGACTCTGTGGTGAAGCAATTATGCCAACTGCAAGAGTTAGGGGTCAATCTTTGTATTGATGATTTTGGCACGGGACATTCGAGTTTAAGTCGCCTCCAGTTGTTTCCTATTGATACCCTGAAAATCGATCAGTCGTTTATTCCCTTAAATTCTGAGGTGGAAAAAGATTGGGAGTTGGTGAAATCGATTGTGAATTTGGGCCATAGTTTGTCGATGCATGTGGTGGCTGAGGGGGTGGAAACAGTGGAACAGCAACAGAAGTTGACGGAATTGGGGTGTGATTATGGACAAGGGTATCTGTTTGCGAAACCCTTGACACAGGAGGCGGTGAGAGAGTTGTTACAGCAAAATCCCGTTTTCTAA
- a CDS encoding ArsA family ATPase, giving the protein MNPYDRLELLLLSGKGGVGKTTLSCGFARYWGQRFPQEKVLLLSTDPAHSLGDVLQCPVTGDRLSLPDLPNLEVQALDAAALLQEFKQSYGEVLQLLVERGSFAAAEDLTPVWDLSWPGLDELMGILEIQRLLREKEVDRVVVDMAPSGHALNLLGLMDFLDQFLEALDLFQEKHRAISQAFTGRYQGDRGDEFLQEMKSDLQTGRALLQDQDRTRCVVVGIAEAMSLEETRRFVTSLQKLQIPLGGVWVNRLVARSEDLSPEDRDRYAEQQQILPQFQKLAEGLPLLGITQYASPPLGGAALDGVIAQMSPVEVQDARITSTEVIWPDRIPPGLPDFIAQQRRLIIIGGKGGVGKTTVGAAIAWGMAQTHPESQVRAISIDPAHSLGDAFGQPLDHDPQAIDLPNLTAAEIDSQVLLNQFREAYLWELAEMISGDSPTQENLQLLYGPEAWRKLVSLSFPGIDEILALLAVMELLENQEQDLIILDTAPTGHLLRFLEMPTALADWLAWVFKLWIKYQDVLGRTEFMGELRTLRKRVVAAQKKLKDARHTEFIGVVQNQPAILAEHHRLSQSLKDLEVCQPYVVWNYASNCHDPLGCNSEQTVIHLPPLPRSVQPLLRIQGAARLLFEPFSSED; this is encoded by the coding sequence ATGAATCCATACGATCGCCTAGAATTATTGCTCTTGAGTGGTAAAGGGGGAGTGGGGAAAACAACACTCTCCTGTGGTTTTGCCCGGTATTGGGGTCAGCGGTTTCCCCAAGAGAAAGTGTTGCTGCTCTCAACAGATCCGGCTCACTCCCTAGGGGATGTGTTGCAATGTCCAGTTACCGGCGATCGCCTTTCTCTGCCAGATTTGCCCAATTTAGAAGTGCAAGCTCTCGATGCAGCAGCCTTATTACAAGAATTCAAACAGAGCTACGGTGAAGTCCTACAACTGCTTGTTGAACGAGGAAGTTTTGCAGCGGCCGAAGATTTAACCCCCGTCTGGGATTTAAGTTGGCCGGGACTCGATGAATTAATGGGAATCTTAGAAATTCAGCGCTTGTTGCGGGAGAAAGAAGTAGACCGGGTGGTGGTGGATATGGCTCCTAGTGGTCATGCGCTCAATCTGTTGGGATTAATGGATTTTCTCGATCAGTTTTTAGAAGCACTGGATTTATTCCAGGAAAAACATCGCGCTATCAGCCAAGCATTTACCGGCCGCTATCAAGGGGATCGAGGGGATGAGTTCTTACAAGAGATGAAGTCCGATCTGCAAACGGGACGGGCCTTATTACAAGATCAAGACCGCACCCGTTGCGTAGTCGTGGGAATTGCTGAAGCTATGAGTTTAGAGGAAACTCGGCGCTTTGTGACTTCTCTGCAAAAGTTGCAGATTCCCTTGGGAGGGGTTTGGGTGAATCGGTTGGTCGCGAGATCGGAAGATTTATCACCAGAGGATCGAGACCGCTATGCAGAGCAGCAACAGATTCTACCGCAATTTCAGAAACTTGCAGAAGGTTTACCCCTGTTGGGCATTACTCAGTATGCGAGTCCTCCGTTGGGAGGTGCAGCGTTAGATGGGGTCATTGCTCAGATGTCACCGGTAGAGGTGCAGGATGCAAGGATTACCTCGACTGAAGTGATTTGGCCCGATCGCATCCCACCGGGTTTACCTGATTTTATCGCTCAACAACGCCGTTTGATTATCATTGGTGGGAAAGGAGGAGTGGGTAAAACAACGGTGGGGGCGGCGATCGCCTGGGGAATGGCTCAAACCCATCCTGAAAGCCAAGTGCGGGCAATCTCGATCGATCCGGCTCACTCCTTGGGGGATGCATTTGGACAGCCTTTAGACCACGATCCCCAGGCGATCGATCTCCCCAACCTCACAGCCGCTGAAATCGATTCTCAAGTCCTGCTCAATCAGTTTCGCGAAGCCTATCTGTGGGAACTCGCGGAAATGATCAGTGGCGATTCCCCGACCCAAGAGAATTTACAATTACTCTATGGCCCAGAAGCTTGGCGTAAACTGGTCTCCCTCTCCTTTCCTGGGATTGATGAAATTTTAGCCCTCTTAGCAGTAATGGAACTCCTAGAGAATCAAGAGCAAGACTTAATTATCCTGGATACCGCTCCTACAGGGCATTTACTCAGATTTCTAGAAATGCCAACAGCTTTAGCAGACTGGTTAGCTTGGGTGTTCAAATTATGGATTAAATACCAAGATGTTCTCGGACGTACCGAGTTTATGGGAGAACTCCGTACCCTAAGAAAACGGGTAGTTGCAGCCCAGAAAAAACTCAAGGATGCTCGGCATACTGAGTTTATTGGTGTGGTTCAGAATCAACCAGCGATTTTAGCCGAGCATCATCGATTAAGTCAGTCTTTAAAGGATCTAGAGGTTTGTCAACCTTATGTAGTGTGGAATTATGCTTCTAATTGTCATGACCCGTTGGGTTGTAATAGCGAGCAAACTGTAATTCATCTTCCTCCCTTGCCTCGCTCTGTTCAACCTCTCCTGCGGATCCAAGGAGCTGCGCGGTTACTGTTTGAACCGTTTTCGAGCGAGGACTAG
- a CDS encoding diflavin flavoprotein produces MSSLIKPRDVQVVYLDRQTTLLRSRTWDRLKFEVEYSLQKGTTANSFLIQSDKIALIDPPGESFTENYIKALQERLDLASIDYAIVQHFNPNRGATLKALLKLAPKLTLVCSKAAKLALDKLWQDEDLEVKVQLVNRSDLDLDLGQGHHLQFIPTPTPRWPDGICTYDPVSQILFTDKFFGAHVCGDQVLDEGWKLYSEDRRYYYDCIHAAQPRQVLTALDRIKDKPTRFYAPGHGPLVRYGKQELTQLYRSWSEKQSGQELSVALIYASAYGNTGTLAQAIARGITKSSVAVELIDCELADPAEIQAQVEKCDGFILGSPTLAGHPPTQVQTALGIVLSTAAKTKLAGVFGSFGWSGEAIDILESKLLDAGYKFGFEPIRVKFAPTDAILQQCKEAGIDFAQQLKRDLKRRTPRQSVNVSSSDRTAQAVGRVVGSLCVVSAHRGELHSGMLASWVSQATFNPPGLTVAVAKDRAMESLTHSGDRFVLNILPENSPLTRQFTRKFAPGEDRFVGLETETASNGAKILKDALAYLECTVGDRMECGDHWMVYATVQSGQVFDKTGVTAVHHRKTGSYY; encoded by the coding sequence ATGTCCTCCCTAATCAAACCCCGTGATGTCCAAGTTGTTTACCTCGATCGCCAAACTACCCTATTGCGATCGCGCACTTGGGATCGTTTAAAATTTGAAGTCGAATATTCCCTACAAAAGGGAACAACGGCAAACTCATTCCTGATTCAAAGCGATAAGATAGCCCTGATCGATCCTCCTGGAGAATCCTTTACCGAGAACTATATCAAAGCACTTCAAGAGCGACTCGATCTGGCCTCCATTGATTATGCGATCGTTCAGCATTTCAATCCCAATCGAGGTGCAACATTAAAAGCACTCCTCAAACTTGCTCCTAAACTCACCTTAGTTTGCTCAAAAGCGGCTAAGTTAGCCCTGGATAAACTGTGGCAAGACGAGGATTTAGAGGTCAAGGTGCAACTGGTGAACCGATCGGATCTAGACCTAGATCTAGGACAAGGCCATCACCTTCAGTTTATCCCTACCCCTACCCCACGATGGCCCGATGGCATCTGCACCTATGACCCTGTATCACAAATCTTGTTTACCGATAAGTTTTTCGGTGCTCATGTCTGCGGAGATCAAGTGTTGGATGAAGGCTGGAAACTTTATAGTGAAGACCGACGCTATTATTATGACTGTATCCATGCCGCCCAACCTCGACAGGTGCTGACCGCCCTAGACCGGATCAAAGATAAACCCACTCGGTTTTATGCTCCTGGCCATGGCCCCTTGGTACGCTATGGAAAACAGGAGTTAACACAGCTCTATCGCAGTTGGAGCGAGAAGCAAAGCGGACAGGAGCTATCCGTAGCCCTAATCTATGCATCGGCTTATGGGAATACAGGAACATTAGCTCAGGCGATCGCCCGTGGAATTACGAAATCGAGTGTCGCGGTTGAGTTGATTGATTGTGAACTGGCCGATCCGGCTGAAATTCAGGCCCAGGTAGAAAAGTGTGATGGCTTTATTTTAGGTTCTCCAACTTTAGCGGGCCATCCCCCCACCCAAGTCCAAACCGCTTTGGGAATCGTCTTATCAACTGCGGCGAAAACGAAATTAGCGGGTGTATTTGGCTCCTTTGGTTGGAGTGGAGAGGCGATCGATATTTTAGAGAGTAAGTTACTCGATGCTGGATATAAGTTTGGCTTTGAGCCAATCCGGGTCAAGTTTGCTCCGACGGATGCTATTTTGCAGCAATGTAAGGAAGCTGGGATTGATTTTGCTCAACAGTTGAAGAGGGATCTCAAACGACGCACTCCCAGGCAGTCTGTCAATGTATCAAGTAGCGATCGCACGGCTCAAGCAGTCGGCCGGGTTGTTGGATCGCTGTGCGTGGTTTCGGCCCATCGAGGAGAGTTACATAGTGGAATGCTCGCCAGTTGGGTGTCTCAAGCGACATTTAATCCGCCAGGGTTAACCGTTGCAGTAGCCAAAGATCGGGCGATGGAGTCTTTAACCCATTCGGGCGATCGCTTTGTGCTGAATATCTTGCCCGAAAATAGTCCCTTAACTCGCCAATTTACACGCAAGTTTGCCCCTGGAGAAGACCGGTTTGTGGGCTTGGAAACGGAAACGGCATCAAATGGCGCTAAGATTCTCAAAGATGCTCTCGCTTATCTCGAATGTACGGTTGGCGATCGCATGGAATGCGGTGACCATTGGATGGTTTACGCCACCGTTCAGAGCGGTCAAGTCTTTGATAAAACTGGGGTAACCGCCGTTCACCATCGCAAAACTGGCAGTTATTATTAA
- a CDS encoding phycobiliprotein lyase, producing MISQVNLAPTALQTTQERDTERFFRETVGRWSSQRRYYTLPDGDPQEISSIIEITYLPQGSEPLRHLARLHQLEDETLLSFGSVVSWDAQESVTGKKQSKGETVIGVLGNLLYRDRGFATSKPVTADYYLPNPHTLCLRTEYNQSVFEEEIKLVGQQYRTRQTIISRAGEEQMIGQYLEKRLD from the coding sequence GTGATATCCCAAGTAAACTTAGCCCCAACTGCCCTACAAACAACCCAGGAACGAGACACTGAGCGGTTTTTCCGAGAAACAGTAGGGCGTTGGTCTTCCCAGCGACGCTACTATACGCTACCGGATGGAGACCCCCAAGAAATTTCCAGTATTATTGAAATTACCTATTTACCCCAAGGAAGTGAACCCCTACGGCATTTGGCTAGGTTACATCAGTTGGAAGATGAGACCCTACTGTCATTCGGTTCTGTAGTGAGTTGGGATGCTCAAGAGTCTGTTACAGGGAAAAAGCAGTCTAAGGGAGAAACAGTGATTGGAGTTTTAGGAAACTTGTTATATCGCGATCGCGGTTTTGCCACCTCTAAACCCGTTACAGCAGACTATTATCTCCCTAATCCCCACACCTTGTGCTTACGCACTGAATACAACCAGTCGGTATTTGAAGAAGAAATTAAACTAGTGGGTCAGCAGTATCGCACGAGACAAACCATTATCTCCCGTGCAGGAGAAGAACAAATGATTGGTCAATATCTAGAAAAACGGCTTGATTAA
- a CDS encoding winged helix-turn-helix transcriptional regulator, whose product MNYQRNPIETEVSIPESACFVPSCPIQFVLDLISSKWSVLILRELFQGDRRTHALLDALPGISSKTLTLRLRELEHHGLVKRTVYPEIPPHVEYSITEKGRELKPVLLSIKELGERWLETSCSCDRIRNG is encoded by the coding sequence ATGAACTATCAACGGAACCCCATAGAAACAGAAGTCTCTATCCCAGAGTCTGCCTGTTTTGTACCAAGCTGTCCGATTCAGTTTGTCCTGGACTTGATTAGTTCTAAATGGTCAGTGTTGATTTTGCGGGAACTGTTCCAAGGCGATCGCCGCACCCATGCCCTTCTGGATGCCTTACCCGGTATTAGCTCTAAAACCCTTACCCTGCGTTTGCGAGAATTGGAACACCATGGGTTAGTCAAACGCACGGTATACCCTGAAATCCCGCCCCATGTTGAATATTCAATTACGGAAAAAGGCCGAGAACTCAAACCAGTTCTACTCTCTATCAAAGAACTCGGAGAGCGATGGTTAGAAACATCATGTTCATGCGATCGCATCCGTAACGGTTAG
- a CDS encoding DUF3326 domain-containing protein, giving the protein MNHRPYTVVLIIPTGIGAAIGGYAGDALPVAKAIASISDRLISHPNVLNGASLYWNIPNGLYVEGYALDRFAAQDWGLRPVNSNRIGLLLDRAIEPELRTRHLQVADAARATLGLNITGYVITDLPLEVQLTQGESHASWGTLGNPDSLLRAAEKLKEEQGAEAIAVIARFPDDTDSEALHDYRQGQGVDPIAGLEAIISHLVVRTLGIPCAHAPALQPLPLNPQLSPRSAAEELGYTFLPCVLVGLSHAPQLLTPLAPYSPQPTDIWADQVDAVVIPATACGGSAILKLSQTSTCIIAVSENTTEMRSPPELLKIPVVRVNSYLEALGVLVAHRSGVSLESLGPNLLPL; this is encoded by the coding sequence GTGAATCATCGTCCCTATACGGTTGTTTTAATTATCCCGACGGGCATTGGTGCAGCCATCGGGGGCTATGCAGGAGATGCCCTACCTGTAGCTAAAGCGATCGCCTCCATCAGCGATCGCCTCATTTCCCATCCCAATGTCCTGAATGGCGCATCTCTCTATTGGAATATCCCCAATGGCTTGTATGTGGAAGGCTATGCCCTAGACCGGTTTGCCGCCCAAGACTGGGGACTGCGCCCCGTAAACAGTAACCGCATTGGCTTACTGTTAGATCGGGCGATCGAGCCAGAGTTGCGCACTCGTCATCTACAAGTAGCGGATGCAGCACGGGCAACCTTGGGATTAAACATTACTGGATATGTCATTACCGATCTCCCCTTAGAAGTGCAGTTAACCCAGGGAGAAAGTCATGCCAGTTGGGGAACCCTCGGCAACCCGGATAGCTTACTCAGAGCGGCGGAAAAACTGAAAGAGGAACAGGGAGCAGAGGCGATCGCCGTCATTGCCAGGTTTCCCGACGATACCGACAGTGAAGCCTTACACGATTATCGCCAAGGGCAAGGTGTAGACCCCATTGCTGGCCTAGAAGCCATTATCTCCCATCTGGTGGTTCGCACCTTGGGCATCCCCTGTGCCCATGCTCCTGCCCTACAACCCCTCCCCCTCAACCCTCAGCTCTCGCCCCGTTCTGCGGCTGAGGAACTTGGATATACTTTTTTGCCCTGTGTTTTAGTCGGACTCAGTCATGCCCCCCAACTCCTGACTCCCCTGGCTCCCTATTCCCCCCAACCAACCGATATTTGGGCCGATCAAGTCGATGCAGTGGTGATTCCCGCAACAGCCTGTGGCGGGAGTGCTATCTTAAAATTAAGTCAAACCTCGACTTGCATCATTGCCGTGAGTGAGAATACAACCGAGATGCGATCGCCTCCAGAACTACTCAAAATCCCAGTGGTGCGAGTAAACTCTTATTTAGAAGCCCTTGGAGTCTTAGTCGCCCATCGGTCTGGGGTAAGCCTAGAATCTCTTGGGCCGAACCTGTTGCCTTTATAG
- a CDS encoding 2Fe-2S iron-sulfur cluster-binding protein, with product MTKTFTVEINHQGTSYTIEVPEDRKILEVANEYYEKDKNSDKKEEEKCPELPQSCLAGVCETCAVLLTEGTVRYGDENDAMGLSPELREKGYALLCSAYPQSDIKLVTEKEDEVYDLQFVK from the coding sequence ATGACGAAAACCTTTACTGTTGAAATTAATCACCAAGGAACAAGCTATACGATTGAAGTTCCTGAAGATCGAAAAATTCTGGAAGTGGCGAATGAATATTATGAAAAAGACAAAAATTCTGACAAAAAAGAAGAAGAAAAGTGCCCCGAACTCCCTCAGTCTTGTTTAGCTGGAGTCTGCGAAACCTGCGCTGTATTACTGACAGAAGGAACAGTACGCTATGGCGATGAGAATGATGCAATGGGGTTGAGTCCTGAGTTGCGCGAGAAAGGATATGCTCTGTTGTGTTCCGCTTACCCTCAATCGGATATTAAATTGGTGACAGAGAAAGAGGATGAAGTCTATGACCTCCAATTTGTGAAATAG